AATAGATTTACCATCACAATTGCAACTATTTTCTGAAATGACAATGGTATCTCCTGAGGGCAAAATAACTTTTCCAAAATGGTTAAGAGTAAATTCAAAGTCCAAATAAACTGGTTTTGATTTTTGAAAAGAGATTTCGTCGTAACTTTTTAATATAATCAAAGCAGAATCTAGCTTTAATTCTAAATGTGGTTTTTGATTATAAAACACATTTACAATATCTTGAATGTTTTGATAAGATAGTTCAACTTGATTATTTGATACAAGATCGATAAGCTTTTTTGCGACGTCTTTTTGAATGATTTTATCTAAAGACAAAAAATCGTTTTGATTCACTAAGAAACGATCTTTATCTTTCGTTATGCATGAAAAAATAAATTGGTTGCTTGCTTTTTGAATAAACTCATAAGCGTCGGAGATGTATTCTGAAAATTGATTAAATTTTTCTAGCATTTTCGGATTTTCATTTTTTAATTGAGGCAAAATAAGATGTCGAAAACGATTTCTGGTATAATTATTTTCTAGGTTGGATTCGTCTTCCATATATAAAACTTTCATGTCTTTTTGATAAGCTTCAATGGATTCTTTTGAAGTGGTTAATAAAGGCCGAATGATTAATACATCTTTATAAGGAATCCATTCAGGAATGCCTTTATAACCAACAAAGCTTGAACCTCTTACAAGTCGCATTAATATTGTTTCAGCTTGATCATCTGCGTGATGAGCTAAAACAATTTTTGTTGCATTAACTTCTTTTGCATAACTATAAAAAAATTCATAGCGTTGATTTCTTGCATCATCGTGAAAATTCGATTTTGTGGCTTTGTTAATGGAAAAGGATTTAAAAGGAATTTCAAAGACTTTGCAAACTTCTTTTACAAAAGCCTCTTCTTTATTGCT
This window of the Bacillota bacterium genome carries:
- the tilS gene encoding tRNA lysidine(34) synthetase TilS, whose product is MNLVMNENLIQTNDFLVVAISGGIDSMVLLQVLNEMKQRKQLKLFVCHINHHKRNSSNKEEAFVKEVCKVFEIPFKSFSINKATKSNFHDDARNQRYEFFYSYAKEVNATKIVLAHHADDQAETILMRLVRGSSFVGYKGIPEWIPYKDVLIIRPLLTTSKESIEAYQKDMKVLYMEDESNLENNYTRNRFRHLILPQLKNENPKMLEKFNQFSEYISDAYEFIQKASNQFIFSCITKDKDRFLVNQNDFLSLDKIIQKDVAKKLIDLVSNNQVELSYQNIQDIVNVFYNQKPHLELKLDSALIILKSYDEISFQKSKPVYLDFEFTLNHFGKVILPSGDTIVISENSCNCDGKSIELWYNNLDLIFPITVRNRKPGDKITFPFGSKKLKDFLIDQKIPKRIRDSFPIVLSKEGDILWIPDIYQIPIQKGNYKLFLSFQKGI